Genomic window (Equus asinus isolate D_3611 breed Donkey chromosome 8, EquAss-T2T_v2, whole genome shotgun sequence):
TGCACTGGTGATGTGACCATAGGATATTAAGATGAATGACAGGGGCACCACCAAGAAGAAGACACTGACGGTAAACATTTCAGTCTCGTGGATGGAGGTGTCGGTGCAGGCCAGTTTCAGCATCACTGGaacttcacagaagaaatgatctACTTGGTTTTTACCACAGAGGGGGAGAGTCATGGTCAATGCCGTCTGTACTACAGAACTACCAAGTCCTGTAAACCAAGCAGTTACAGTAAGCTGCAAGCAAAGTTGGGGATGCATGATCACCATGTAGTGGAGTGGGCGGCACACAGCtgcatagcggtcataggccatgacagACAGGAGGACACATTCTGTTCCCCCGAGtcccaaggaaatgaaaagttgGGTCACACAGCCACCATAGGTGATGATCTTGTCTTTCCCCTTAAAGTTGGCCAGTGTCTGAGGGACAGTGCAAGTAGTCAAACAAAGATCCATGAAAgagaggttggagaggaagaaatacatagggGTATGGAGGCAAGGATCCAAAACTGACAAAAGGATAATTGTGCCATTACCTAGAAAGCTCAAAAAGTAGATGATCAAGATGACCACAAAGAGAGTAGTTTCTAGCTGAGGCCTGCCGGAGAAGCCCAGGAGAATGAATCCAGATAAGGTGCTGTCAttagttttttccattttactctGTCAATTGGAATTAAGAGGACTCGATACTGTTATCTTGCTTGTTCAATCCACCACTTAGCTTGAAGCGTTTTCACAGTCACTTCCTTGTTGGTGAGAAAGGGAGCAATAAATAGGTACTATATATGAGTATCTTCTATGTTTCAGGCACTGGTCTAAAATTTCTATGCATTTTCTCACAACTCTATGAGCTGGTGTTATCGTGATCTCTGCTGACCTGTAACTGAGGGTTACAGATGTTCAGTAATTTTCCCGGGTGACTCACCAAATaaatggcagaagcaggattCAAAACTGACTCCCTGACATGAATTCTCTACTGCTAGGGGACACTGTCATTTTATGATTGCATGACCTCTAAAGATAATCCaagtttctccaaaaattaaaccTAATCTAATTGTCTTGAATTAGTTGCAAATGTGTACTCCCCTAAtccctctctctttgttttccgtgaagaactgaaatatttcagactggctttcttatttctgttttgtggAGAAAAAGTATATTTCCTGAAGAAGCATAAATAATAGCATTTACCATTACCAATTTTATTCAAAGGGAACAATACATTTGAATACATACACCAATGGAACATTTGAGTATGGAGCCTGAAATCATGTTTAAAGACtggaaataatttaagaattcaTTGTATCCAAACCTCATATTTCAGAGGATGGATCTTCAGTCATCAGCAATGATACCACTTTCAGGAAAAACTCAGGAAACCACCAAGACAatgtttactcttttcttttctttcacttcataattctctttttaaattcttcaatgtAATAGAGTAATTAATTTCTACTTGTCACTCAGCTCTTCCTATAAATACCAACCTCATCTGAAacattttccattaaaatcaTAGAGGTTATTCTCGGAAATAAACTGCTCTGTCTCTCTTGCACACacgaacacacatacacaccctccACGAGGCaagtttaacaataaaaaatacctaAACAACAGTAATATTTCGTAATATCAGCACAGCCTAGAAAAGAGTCTGGCTTGTGGTAGATTCacaaaaaatatctgttgaataattGAAAATATGGAAGAAGTTTAAAATCTGTAATAAGTTACATAAAGTGAATTTGGGGGTTACGGACATTTATGTGTACAGgggcaaaacaaaagaaatcttgAACAACAGTTAATAAACGGTCTTGACcattcaaattttagattttttttaaatgctgtgttGCCCCTTGCAGGACTCTGTTAATCTTTTGTAAACGTCACTTTTCTATTAGCAAAATCCATGACCAGGCAAGAGGATATTCTGCCACCTCTCTATTATGCCTTTCCTGTTGGGTTCTTGGTACCCCTAATTCTTTTATTCCTAAATCCTTTCAGTGATTGTTTTGGTAGCTGCTGTTCCtgtgtttccaaagggtgaaattaatttggaataataagttctaaaatgcaataaaatgggAATCAAGATACATGGATTCTAAGCACAAATCTCCCACTAATTAGCTAAaggctgctccccctcccctacttcctgaccttctctccttccaaataaaagagataatatatgtagCTTTTAACAAATAAAAGTCATAATGTTTGCAGTTCTTTACTGAATCCTGGTAGGTTTATGTTCCAATAGATCTACTGTCGTACTTTGAATATACTCTCCTCACTCCCTGCACATCCTTTAGTGACAGCATGGTTCTTAATTTCTATAGTTTCCAGATTATCAGGCCTTGCTTCAAAATATTCAGAATCATAAAACTGTCATTAGTGGCCAGAATTTGCTTTATCACATGTTGGTGCTTACCTCTGCTTCTTCTCTCTATCCTTGTGCTTTAAGAGTCAGAGAAAAGGAGCTTCTCCAGTCCACCACGGTGCCAGTTGAAGGCTCTTAAAATGCTCTCAAATAGGCTGTCATTTCTCAGAGATCACTGAAATATCTCATGACTCAGTCTGGAATATGATGTCAAAGTGATCTGAATCAAGAAAGCATATATTCtgataaaaaaaatgtaaaattcattgTAACTACAAAAgtcaaattaaattgacatggatattttaatataaatttcattACGTTGTATTATTTCCTAGTGTCCCATAAGACAGTACTAGAAACTAGGTGGTTTAAGacaccagaaatttattgtctctcagTTGTTGAGGTTAGAAGTCCCACACAAAGGTGTTTGCAGGACCTCTGAAACGTGTAGGGGAAAGACAATCCTTGCaacctggcttctggtggtttaaTGGCAATTTTGGGGCTTCCTGGGGTTGCAGTTGCAGCACTTCAATTACTGTCTCAGTTGTCCACAGCATTCTCCCTtgcctgtctgtctttctctttttcttttaagaataccagtcatattgggttaggacCCATCATAACTGAgaataacctcatcttaacttggttaCATCTTCGAAGACcctgttttcaaataaggtcgCATTAATAGGAaccaggggttaggatttcaacatatttttgggGGGCAACACAATTCTACCAATTTCAGTAGTATAATGTAACCTTGCCTGTCAAATTCTAACAGTTCTTTATTAGAAATGCCTGCTATGCAACAGTAAGCCTAAGATGCAGGTATTAGTTCTATTTTATTCCAAGTTCATAAATAAGGTACATTGTGAGCATGATAATTGCTAAGATTTTTATTGATAATGTTGCTATTTCTCATGCTCCGATTGGTATGTAGATAGCAGAAGTCCACAGTAAGAGGAAAAACTGATTTCCCTTACTTGGTATGAATATCCAATGAAGGCTTCTCTCCTATACAAGTATACCTTTGTTACCCCTTACATCTAAAACATAAATACAGATGGTGTGCATCTAAGACCTAGCACCGAAGACTTGGTTTGAATTGGAGGAGATAATACTTACGTCCTTCTACTTCTCCACTGAAGTGATATTTAGCTAATCTGGAGTTCAGATTCCTCTTCGAGTCTAGAACTTACTCTAAGTGAAGAGCTCACCAATGCATAGATGCCAATTCTGCAGGTAGCACCACCACCTTTTTGGGTCTAAAGAATCAGGAGAAAGGAACAACCTTAGCTGGACTTAGAAACATTTGAATGGGTGTTGGGCTAAGACTATGGCATCTTCTTCCATCGAAGAATAACAAAGATTACAGATATACAGCCTATGCAGATATACAGCAACCTTCTAAAAGAAGCAAGATGGTCTTTGAAGGACCGCTATAGTTTTATGAAACTAGAAGATTGACATATTGATGGGAAAGTTAATATGTGGCAGATGAAACCACCTGACTGCTGGTCTCCCATGAATGCTGGTATGTTCAGCGATTACTAAGTCGTACGTGGTTGTGGAACTAGAGAAACATGTTAGAGGATGAAATAGATAGAACAGAATCCTTAGAATAAATACAGATCCATgtatttaaaaagtgctttaaatTATGCCAATCTTGGGCAGGATAATCTG
Coding sequences:
- the LOC123287681 gene encoding olfactory receptor 2G6-like, producing MEKTNDSTLSGFILLGFSGRPQLETTLFVVILIIYFLSFLGNGTIILLSVLDPCLHTPMYFFLSNLSFMDLCLTTCTVPQTLANFKGKDKIITYGGCVTQLFISLGLGGTECVLLSVMAYDRYAAVCRPLHYMVIMHPQLCLQLTVTAWFTGLGSSVVQTALTMTLPLCGKNQVDHFFCEVPVMLKLACTDTSIHETEMFTVSVFFLVVPLSFILISYGHITSAVLKMKSAQGRRKAFGTCGSHLMVVIIFFGTLISMYLQPPSSYLKDMNKSIALFYTLVTPLLNPLIYSLRNKDVKGALRRLVRTTID